The following are from one region of the Mixophyes fleayi isolate aMixFle1 chromosome 7, aMixFle1.hap1, whole genome shotgun sequence genome:
- the PHKG2 gene encoding phosphorylase b kinase gamma catalytic chain, liver/testis isoform, translating to MTRDLEARDELPDWAGAKEFYQKYDPKEIIGRGVSSTVRRCIHRETGRQYAVKIIEVTPERMSPEQLQEVRLSTAKELEILHQVSHHPSIITLIDSYESSTFIFLVFDLMKRGELFDYLTEKVTLSEKETRCIMRSLLEAVSYLHANNIVHRDLKPENILMDDCLNIKLSDFGFSCVLKHPEKLRELCGTPGYLAPEILKCSMDETHPGYGKEVDLWACGVIMFTLLAGSPPFWHRRQMLMLRMIMDGRFQFSSPEWDDRSVTVKDLISRLLTVSPENRLSADQSLQHAFFQSHQRDEGSSIAPYYRFRIAAWAALACVRILVRWRRARPITSELLTRDPYGVKGVRRLIDACAFRIYGHWVKKGERQNRAALFQNQPKALLLTMGEDEEREGDM from the exons ATGACACGTGACCTGGAGGCACGTGACGAGCTCCCGGACTGGGCCGGAGCCAAAGAGTTCTACCAGAAGTATGACCCGAAGGAGATCATCGGCAG GGGGGTCTCCAGCACCGTCCGGCGCTGTATACACCGGGAGACCGGACGCCAGTACGCCGTGAAGATTATAGAGGTGACACCGGAGAGGATGAGTCCGGAGCAGCTGCAGGAGGTCCGACTGTCCACAGCCAAAGAGCTGGAGATACTACACCAGGTGTCCCATCACCCCTCTATCA TAACGCTGATCGATTCCTATGAGTCTTCTACATTTATATTCCTGGTCTTCGACTT GATGAAGAGGGGGGAACTCTTTGACTACTTGACCGAGAAGGTCACCTTGAGTGAGAAGGAGACcag ATGCATCATGCGCTCTCTGCTGGAGGCCGTCTCATACCTTCATGCTAATAACATTGTACACCGTGATCTGAAACCGGAAAATATCCTCATGGACGACTGTCTCAACATCAAACTCTCCGACTTTGGTTTCAGCTGCGTCCTAAAGCATCCAGAGAAGTTGCGAG AGCTCTGTGGGACCCCCGGATATCTGGCGCCAGAAATTCTCAAATGTTCTATGGATGAGACACATCCGGGATACGGAAAGGAAGTGGACCT gtgggcatgtggggtgaTCATGTTTACGCTACTGGCTGGATCGCCTCCTTTCTGGCACCGTAGACAGATGTTGATGCTTCGTATGATTATGGACGGGCGGTTTCAGTTCAGTTCCCCGGAGTGGGATGACCGATCGGTGACGGTGAAAGATCTG ATCTCTCGTCTTCTTACGGTGTCCCCAGAGAACCGTCTTTCAGCAGACCAGTCTCTCCAACATGCGTTTTTCCAAAGCCACCAGAGGGACGAGGGATCCAGCATTGCTCCCTATTACCGGTTTCGG ATCGCAGCCTGGGCAGCGCTGGCTTGTGTCCGTATTCTGGTCCGATGGCGCCGGGCTCGGCCTATTACAAGTGAACTTCTCACACGGGACCCTTATGGCGTGAAGGGCGTGCGGCGACTTATTGATGCCTGTGCGTTCCGCATCTACGGCCACTGGGTGAAAAAGGGCGAAAGGCAGAATCGTGCGGCTCTCTTCCAGAATCAGCCAAAGGCCCTTTTATTGACAATGGGGGAAGACGAGGAGCGAGAGGGGGATATGTAG